The Panicum virgatum strain AP13 chromosome 6K, P.virgatum_v5, whole genome shotgun sequence nucleotide sequence TTGAGGCGGAACATCGCAGCCGGCGTGCTCAACCGTCACGGCTCCAGGCCGTCtacccagcgcggcggcgggtgctCGGCGTCCTCGCCTGCCGCGTCcgtgccgctggcgccgccgacGGGGAGCGCGCCGTGACCGTGATGGTGCCGCTCCAGCACGCCGTGTTGTGCATGCTCGTGTACATGTGCTTTGGGGGACCGCGTCGAGGACACGCCTGTGCGGGACATTGAGGCCACGCTTTGGGAGCTCCTCGGCAGCTTCCAAGGCCAGGGCCGGCCCTGAGGCAGTGCGGGCAATGCGACCGCACCGGGCCTCAAAAAACTGCTATGCTAATAGATCGGTCAAGTTATAAGTGCTGTCAAATTTTAGTGCGTGCAGCTAAATAGTCCAATTCATTAATGATAATGAGTTTTTaatattactccctccatttagttatgatagctatattttcacATGACACACAATAACCAAGAGCACCAAGTATGCTTATCGATCCATTAATCATGTTAACCATCATCTTCTCATTTCTGCAATTTCTTCTTGGCGAGACTTCTCGTTTCCAGCAATTGTCAACTGTCGCGATCCATGTTGAAAACCAACACACAGATCCAGTTTTTCTTCTTCACGAAACACACATGCTAACGTCAGAGTTACTACAGGGATACCGAATAAGCTACTTGCGAACTCTAAAGACAAGGCCTAATATAGCGATcagttttgaattttcaaaatatagctatcataaTTGAATGAATGGAATATCTTGTATTTTTATAGTGTATGGGGGCCTCCATTTTTTGTTCACACCGGGCTACCAAAAAGTCAGGGCCGGCCCTGTCCGCAGCGCAACCAGGTCTTCTCCTTCCCGTGCGCCGTGCACGAGGACATGATGCTGGATGGGTACCGCGTGCCGGCCCACCGGCGCGTTGATCAACTTCACGGTGGCTGACATCGGCCTGGACGAGGAGGTGTGGGGTGCGCCCTTGGAGTTCCGGCCGGGGAGGTTCCTCACCGCCGTGTTCCACAAGTCCAGCCAAAGACTTGATACAGTGTGGGCCCGAAAAAagttattttttgaaaaaaattgggttttgatactgtagcacatttcgttgttatttgataattaatgtttaatcatggattaattaggcttataaAATTCATCTCGTATCAAATAGTtatactatgtaattagttattttttgaactgcatttaatacttcatgcatgtgtctaaaaattcgatgtgacgggtactatagaaattatttttgaactaaacatggcctaagcTTGCTTGTGCATGAGCCCATATATACATAAAGGTAACAAGCAAGCCACACCACGCGGCATCAGCTTCATGCGTTCTTAATCACGCACATATATACATAAAGGTAATACAGTTTAGAGCTAGCTAATTTCATGAAAGAAAGCTTAGGTGCTCATCAAAACATGCCACCTAAATTATGCGCAAGGCATACAGGAAGTAAACAAATATTGTTTGCAGTAACAAGTCTCACACAAAAGCTAAGGTGATCAAAAATATTTGGGCGATGACGAAGGATCATGTGGTTCAGGTGCACCAAAAAATCCATGTAACACGCAACTGATAAACCGGCTCGAATATTCAAATAAAAAGGCCAATATCCAGCATATATATAGATATCTAGACTCTATAGCCAACTGAAATCATAACGGTATGTACGCGATCCGTCAAAGGGATCATCCAGCTCTAAATTATGGATTTGCTCCATGGGTACACAACTGAACGTCTGACGCTGAGGTTCAAAGGCAAATCTAGCACCTTGAGAAGCCCTGATGTCCAGCTGTAGCTTCTTATGCTGACTTGCAATCCAGTCATCGTCGCATTTCGCACGATCAACTATAAACTTCATGGATTCCAGCATTCTAGCATTTAAAAGAAAGAATCTTACGAGGTTCACTTCTGATCTCTTGCCCCTATAAAGTGTTAACTGCACAACCTTGAGATGTGCATCGAGGCATTCAAGTGAAACATAGCGCGGTGCATTCCTGAACCTCCCACGAGTGAACACCTAGAAAGGAATGCAAACACAATATCAGCGGGGTTTCAACATGAGGCCGGGCTAATGCACAGCAGGGTAGAATAATAATGTACAAAAAGCAAGCAGCTCGATCTCAAATCAGatttaacaaagattaattaaAACTAGTGTCACCATGATGTGTAGCTTCTCCACGCATGGAAAGCATTGTAGGAGGTTGATGACAACGTCCAGAGTAGGAACAGTATTAAGGGCTAAAATCTTCACGGTACGCATCGCATTCGTCAGACTAAGAAGCTCCATTTCCTGGAATAATGAACATGGATAGATAAACTGGAGTGCATTAGCGTATCTAGCATGTACGgcatatatataattaaagGCATGAGAACTCCAAGGCTGCTCTAACCAAAACTCAATGCTACCTTGAAAACCATGATGGTTGCAGCGGGGATACCGTCATCAGAATATCGCAGTATCTTCAGTTTGGGTGCCTGAATAATCCGGATCTGCAAGCAACACGATCGACCATCTGGGATAAGCCTTTCTAGGAGGGGGGCACTGTCAATGATGACTTGCTCAAGCTTTCCCATTGGGTCTTTGGAACCAGTAGCAGTTACGCCAAGGCTCCGAAGGGTGGAGGAGCTGATCCGGAGACGGCGGTAACCAACGTTGTAGTGCAGCATCAAGCTCTGCAGGGCAGGGCACCTGGAGAGCATGCCATGGAGAGTGCTCTCCGCGATGATGACGGACCTGAGCGTCACTTGCTCGAGGTGGGGGAAATCGGCATCAATCCTGGGGAAATCGAGGTTGCAAGCGCGAGCGAACACGCTGAGGACGCGCAGAGTCGGCGAGAAGCGGaacatggacggcggcggcggcggcgccttgtAAGGGCGGGCGGAGAAGACGACGGTGCCGTAGCGCAGTCCGAACTCCCGCAGGTTGTCGAGGCTGGGGGAGCGGAGCAGGTTGTCGAGCGCGGGCGCCTCGTCGGAGCGCCCGAGCCAGGTGAGGgagaggcggcgggcggggccccCGTGGGCGCCGAGGATGGCGGCCGCTGGGTTCTCCTTGACGCCGAGCCTCGCTGGGTGGATCGTGGCCTCGAGGTTGAGGGGCGCGGAGCGCCAGAGCGGGAGCCACCGACGGGAGAGGATCTGGGTGCGGGCGCCGTCCTCGGCGGGGAGCAGCGTGATGACGTCGCCGAGGACGTCGTCCGGGAGGCGGCTGATCAGATCGACGTCGTCTTGCTCTCCTCCGCTTGCTTCTGCTTCCTCCTCCAGCTGCCGcctcttggatttggatctcGTCACCACACCCATGGCCCGGCCGCCTTTAATTTCTGGGGGATTCGCTTCTTCTAAGGCAATGGAACGGTGACGTATTCGCTTTCTTTCAGTAAAATTCAGAGAAATTCAGTTACGTTTCATTTCCGTAGTTACATACTACGCTGGGTTAGCCACCTAAACGGCTAAACTACACACAGATTAGTAGCTAGACAGCCTTATCTAGTTCGAGAGATGTTTTCCCTCCAATCTTCTTATACACAACATGGACACATTTCAAGCATTGAATCAATCAAGCACGGAAATGGAGCAAGTCTTGTACGTTTTGCAAGCAAAATAACCAGAAAGCGATGACAAATAATTAATGAACAATCATGTGGCTACTCTTTTATTACTAACCTGCACTACGGGATGCGccttatttgccgtgtgcctaataCACAAGGCAAACTTACACGGCAAACGACACGCGGCAAACAGCGGCCCGCAAAGtggatgtttgccgtgtgttgctTGTCGGGCACACGGCACTGGCACTGGCTCACggcaaaaaattttggaatAAAAAAAAGCCACcacgtccgccgccgctgctgccgccctgcAGCAGCCCCGGCCACACCCCCGCTGCGCCGCCCGCGGACCATCGAGGGAAGGCCGGAGCCACACCGTCGCTGCTGCTCTCGGGGAGAGGCGGTGCCGCCCGCTCCGCCGGgatccgccgctcgccgtggccgTGGAGGGAAggaaggacgccgccgccggatccgcctgcTCTGCCAGGATCTGCCGCTCGCCGTGGCCATGGATGGATGGGTGGAGGCCGCCGGAGGATCCGCCCATGCTGCCACCCGCCGGGGACGGATCCGCCCTCATCGGGGCTggatccgcccgcgccgccgccaccgtccgcGGCGTGCAGGAGGAGCTCCTCTAGGCGGCCGTCTCCCGCGGTGGCGTggatgcggcgcaggcggccggCGTGGCGCCAGCTAGCTCAGCGGGCTACCATGGCATGCGCACGCGGCGTGGACGGTCGCGGCGACGTGGTGGTGGTTGTGCCAGggcatggaggcggcggcgaggggtgggggGCGAGCGTAGGCGCAGGCGTCGAGGCCCTGCGTGGCGGGGACGGCGGTGGAGTGGAGGCCGCGTGGAggcgggagagggaggggaggggtcgGCGACAGGAGAGGGTGGGGAGGGGGTGACGccgggtgagggagggaggggatggGGGCGGCAGGAGAGGTGGGGAAGGGGTGGCGCCGAGTGAGGGAGAGAAGGGATGGTGGCGGCGTtgggagaaaggaggaggaagacttTATGTAAACTGGGTTGGTTCGCCGTGTGCTCTGATCTGGAGCACATGGCAAATAGCCCCAcccttttgccgtgtgttttttttacTTTAGCATATGGCAAATgttatgtttgccgtgtgccgagtTTTCGCCGAGTGCTTTTTGATAGACTCACGGCAAACAATGTGCTTGCCATGTGCTCGAAATGTTGCACACAGCAAACAAAGCGCACTCGGCAAACACACGATTTGTGGTAGTGCTGTCAAAGAGATCATCCAGCGATAAATCATGGATGAGCTTCACGAGCACGCGGTCAGACGACCCCCAGCGATCGTTTCCAAAGGCAATTCTAGCACCTTGAGAAGAAGAAGCTGATGCCGTGTCCGGCCGTAGCTTCTTAAGCTGAGTCGCAACCCATTTGTCGTTGTTGCGGTTGACAGCACCGACTACAAGCCTGATGGATTGCAGCACTCGGGCGTTGGAGAGGAAGAATCTGACGAGGTCCACCTCTGACGACTTGCCCTTGTAATGCGTTACCTGCAGCACCTTGAGATGCGCATCAAGGCATTCCAGTGGAACATTGCGCTGCACAGTGCTGAAACTCGGCCATCGCCCACTGAATGCCTGAAAAAAAAGTAGCAGTTCCAAAAACATCAGGTAGTGTTGGGCATGATGAGATAAGCAGATGTGAGTTTATTTAGCAAGGTAATTAAGATGATCAAATTGTCACCACGATGTACAGCTTCTCCACGCACGGGATGCATTGCAAGATGTCGACAGCAACATCCAGATCAGAGCCCGTGACGAGGGCCAAGATCTTCACGGTACGCAACGTGTATTACAGACTGACGGGCTCGATTCCCTGAACATGAAAACAAATCGGAAGATCAGAGCTGTCACaacccagaaaaaaaaagaaaagaaaagaaaaatcccGCCGGGCCCCACACGTTAgcctccttccctctcccctctctgtttttgcctcgccgcgcgcgcacgtGTCGCCGTCGGCGGCGTTCAACTCCGGATTCCgtgccacgtgccggccatcgtCGTGTTCCGTGCCGCCCCTTCCCTCGCCCTCTCCTTATCCGCGCGCGACCGACCCCCGTTCCCCtccaaccctaaccctagcccgaTCCCCCTCCTCCATTGCCGCCCCGAGCTCTGctcgccgcccgtcgccgccgattcgccgcccgtcgccgccgattcgccgccctcggtgagccGTAGCTCGATTCCGCGCGGGGAgagctcctcctcccttccctcgctCGATTTCGCCCCTCACCCGACCTCCCCTTCGCTGtgcagggccgccggcgagcgccacggtccgccgccgcctctgctcatcgtgccgcccctccgccgccgctcctcgcctgaatcaccgccggtgaggcttgccgcctcctcctctttccCGTGCGCACCTTCCCCGGCCTGCTTCGGCCCTGCCTCGCCGCAccggctcgcgccgccgccgccgtcgccgcgcgcgtgcgcgcgcacgctgcgccgcgccgcgtcgTGGCCGCGCCCCTGGGCGGGTCAAGGCCTCTGGCctcgccttgacccggcctggagGGCCGCTGGCCAGTGGGCACGGCCTGTCGGCCTCTGGGCCGGTTCTGCGGGGTGCACCTAGTGTTTTAGGGTTTTGTTTTGGAGCAGCAATCTTGCAAAATTCATATaaattcatgtatagctccaaaacttatgaaacttgttttgttttaTTCCTCTGGATGatatctacttaggaaaaatattgttttgcatgttactctgctgtagatttatctatagttttattttgcaaaagtgagtttaatgcttagttatttgtgtactgcttcaaaaaaataaaactaaatttccttagactccttgtgaggtgtagttttcagtaGTGCATCTTACTCATGTGTTTCCTTGCTGTTCATTAGGTTTTCATTTCGACttcgtgcttgctgtccaaaatatggtttaatatagaaatttttgctggaaagtgagaaaatagtaaaaccagttttgttagctctGTTTTCATGCCTTGTAGCTAAGATAATTttattggatttgtttagttcagtttgcatgccttttctgatttaccttgtttagagtggctgaaaactcatctatttatggttatttataggaaaatgcttttgctgcaaaaccaattttcatgagttctttgcattgtcctctgcatgcccaaattatttcatgatttatgcttgtagTTTAGTttgtttcttaattcttgcatcgcattcatgcattttagtgaccgaaccgtcggagaacgaacccgtggagcctgccgagtccgtggagcctgaacccggaatcccgttcgtggtcgagtcggaagttaaccaaggcaagcagctaagcatattccttgcacctatttaatctgatttagtttagctatctcaccgggtaatgttgggttatatgttatattttgtattgcattcttgtacctaatTTCCTGCATTacccttccttgaattgttatccatgcctttgtcacttgttagtcaaTGAACTACTTAATTTGACTAAAtacttagccctgcttagaatacttatatTGCTTGCTAGAAGGCAATGGTTTGGATTATCACACTtacctgtttatccttgatcgcacttgagctGGGGCAAGT carries:
- the LOC120711409 gene encoding putative F-box/FBD/LRR-repeat protein At5g56810; protein product: MGVVTRSKSKRRQLEEEAEASGGEQDDVDLISRLPDDVLGDVITLLPAEDGARTQILSRRWLPLWRSAPLNLEATIHPARLGVKENPAAAILGAHGGPARRLSLTWLGRSDEAPALDNLLRSPSLDNLREFGLRYGTVVFSARPYKAPPPPPSMFRFSPTLRVLSVFARACNLDFPRIDADFPHLEQVTLRSVIIAESTLHGMLSRCPALQSLMLHYNVGYRRLRISSSTLRSLGVTATGSKDPMGKLEQVIIDSAPLLERLIPDGRSCCLQIRIIQAPKLKILRYSDDGIPAATIMVFKEMELLSLTNAMRTVKILALNTVPTLDVVINLLQCFPCVEKLHIMVFTRGRFRNAPRYVSLECLDAHLKVVQLTLYRGKRSEVNLVRFFLLNARMLESMKFIVDRAKCDDDWIASQHKKLQLDIRASQGARFAFEPQRQTFSCVPMEQIHNLELDDPFDGSRTYRYDFSWL